CTCATAAAATAGAACGGGATTATCATCTCTGATAGCCGATTTTAGCAGACCCTTAGCTTCAAGAGGAGTAGAGGGACAAACGATTTTTATTCCCGGCGTCCGATAAAACCACGCTTCGGTATTTTGTGAATGATATGGACCTGCTTGTCGCAATCCGCCCCAGGGCATTCTTATTGTAAGAGGAACTTTGTGTCCCCATCTATAAAATATTTTTGCGGCGTTGTTCACGAGCTGATTAAATCCACTGGCGATAAAATCGTTAAATTGAATTTCGGCAATCGGGCGCTTACCGGACAGCGCCGCACCTACCGATGCTCCGATAATAGCGGATTCGGATAGCGGAGTGTTTATCATTCGATCGCCAAACTCGCCTAATAGGGATTTGAGAATCAGGAATGCATTACCATATTTGCCGCCAACATCTTCGCCGATGATAAATGTATCACTATCCCTTGTCATTTCTTCCTTTAACGCTTCTACGATAGCCTCCCAAAATGTTTTACCGGAAGAAGAGGGAACAAAATCCACATCACTGCCTGAATGCCAATCAAAGTCGAGATTCCGGATTATATTATTTCTATTCTTTAAAGGCTCTGAGTGAGTCTCAGCAGCTTCGGAAAAGAAAGGAGATGCGCCGGCATCCTCGGGAGGTGGCCATGGCGCTTCGATAACATTTTCGGCTGCCGCCTCAATTTCCGCCGAAACTTCCTCAATAATTTGGCTATTGGTAACATCATCAAGAATACCTTCTTTGTATAATTTGGTTTTATAGAATTTTATTGGGTCTTTTGTTTTCCAAAAGTCATATTTTTCTTTATCTATATAGCCGTTTTCGCCAATATCAGGATATTCCAAATATTGGTCAGGCTCAACTCCGAAGTATAACATATCATCGTGATGGGCATGACCCGCGACTCGAAAGCAGATAAGTTCTACCAAGCGCGGTCCTTCTCCCCGCCGGCATGCATCTGCCGCCTCAGTTACGGCTGCGAATACTGCTTCCGGGTCGGTTCCGTCCACCGTAATCGCCTGCATTCCATAGCCCTTTGCTTTTTCTGATAGCTGTTGTGAAGAAAACTGTTCGTTCGCAGGCGTAGATAATGCCGTGTAATTATTTTGGACGATAAAGACTACGGGAAGTTTTTTAACTGCGGCAAAGTTAGCCGATTCATGCCACTCTCCTGAAGATAAAGCCCCTTCGCCGTTGCAGGTTATGACAACTCTGTCCGACCCCGAAAGTGCCATAGCGAGTCCAACGGCAGTGGACACGCTTATCCCTATCGGTGCGGAGGGAGGAAGGATTCCTTTGTTGAAATCTCCGATATGAAAATCTTTTCCGTATGTTGGTATAGCTTCCTTCCCCATTTGAGTCGCCATAACGTCAAAAGGTTTCTGCCCCATACACAATGCTATTCCAAGATCACGAATCATTGGAGTAACGTAGTCTCCTTCATATGGTTCACTAACAGAAGATGAATCTTCATTTTTATTCTGACGACGTTTAAGTCGGATCGCCGCAGCATAAATTGCTTCCTGTCCCATTGAACGAAATCCCTTTCCCTGAAATTGCGAACCATCAGGCGCCGTGATTTCGCCTGAAATGAAGAATTTCTTTAGGCGAGCGTCAAGATAGCGTGTTTGCAGCATTCCACGGTAAATTTCCAGTTTTTCTGCTTCTGAAAGAGAAAATCGCAACGATAAACGTGTAAAAGCTGATGTAATAGAGCTTAATAGGTTATCTTTAAAGTTATGGATTATATTTTTAAAGGGCATTTCAGGATAAATATCAGCAAAATCCTTTTCTGAATGTTCTTCAGGTAAAAGAGGAATTATTTCCAAAAGAAACTCACTCTGGATTTTTTCAATACTGCTCAGGGAGCCATCGCTCCGTTTATTCAGTATTTCATCTAATTTAGAAATGAGCGGTGTTACCAGGGGAGGAGAAAGTTGTGCTACAGCGGAGGTGATTTCAGAGCGAATCAATACCATATTTGGTATTGATTTATCAACATCGAATATCTTATCAACATCAGGGGTCAATTCCGTTTCCTTTTTTTAATATATCTAAAATCAACTGTTTGCGCTTTGTAAAATAAAAATAACTTTTAAAAGGGAAATAGTCAATCAGAGCGATTCAGATCAATATATTGAGAATACCGGCGGCGAATAGAAAATCTTGCCATAGCGCATCCGGCGGAGCCTAATTCGGCTTGACATTCCAAAGCAGTGACTGTAATTTAGATTTATAATTGTGATTCGTATATGAAGCCCACAGAAAACGAAATATTAGATGCACTCAAAACTACTGTAAGCGCTTCGGATTTAAATGACAAAATACCTTCACTCAGTGCAGAAAGGTTAAATCAATTTTATGACTCAATATCGAAGCAGCTGATGGAAACTACTGAAGCTGAGGTATTTATTGACGGCGCCAGCGATTCTGACGATAACGGAGGAGTAGGCGTGGTGCTGAAATCAAATGGTAAAGAGTTGGAAAATATATCGCGGTCAGTGGGGAAAAAGACCAATAATGAAGCAGAATATCTTGCAATGATAGCGGGTTTGGAATTAGCGTTAAACAATAACTTTAACACCGTTAAAGTTTATTCCGATAGCGAGTTGCTGGTAAATCAGATAAATGGGAAATATAAAGTTAAGGCAAAAAATCTTCAACCTTTATTCAATCAAGTACTCGATGTTTTGGATGAATTCGAAACATTTAAAGTCAGTTGGATACCGCGTGAGGAAAACAGTAGCGCTGATAACCTGGCAAAACGAGGATCTAAACAATAATATAGTTTAAGCAGAGGAGGCTAACTCCTTGATGAATAGGCCATTATGATAAAAGGCAAAGTACACAAATACGAAAACGACAACATTGACACGGACAGAATAATCCCCGCACGGCACTGTATAACGGTTGATCCCGCTAAACTTGCTGAACATTGTCTCGAGGACCTTGATCCTGAGTTTGTCGGAAAAGTCCAAAAAGGCGATATACTGGTTGCCGGCGAGAATTTCGGTTGCGGGAGTAGCAGGGAGAACGCTCCTCTTGCAATTAAAGGCGCCGGTATTTCCGCCGTAATCGCGAAGAGTTTCGCGCGGATATTTTATCGGAATTCTATTAATATCGGATTACCCATCTTTGAAAGCCCTGAAGCTGTTAATTTTATTAAGACCGATGATACAGTCACTTTAGACGTAAGTACAGGTAAAATTGCTATTGACGGTTCTGATAAAGCGTTTCAAGCAGCTCCATTTCCTGAAATGATGCAGGATATTATCTCTTCGGGCGGTATGGTAAACTATATAAAAAATAAAAGATGATATGTCCTATAGATTATGAGCTTAAAAGAAACAGATATTGTAATACTTGAAGGGGTAAGAACTCCATTCGGAGCTTTTGGCGGAAGTCTGGCAAAGTTATCCGCCACTGAACTGGGTGTAATCGCATCGAAAGGAGCTATTGAGAAATCGGGTGTCTCGCCTGATAAGATTGATAATATCGTCTTCGGAAACGCGCTTCAGACATCTGCCGATGCTATTTACCTTGCCCGCCACGTCGGATTGGGTGCGGGAGTACCTCATTCGACTCCGGCATTGACTGTCAACAGGCTCTGTGGTTCCGGATTTGAGTCTCTGATCCAGGCGGCGCGAACGTTGATGCTTGGTGAGGCGGAATTTGTTCTTGCCGGCGGAGCTGAATCAATGAGTATGACTCCACATTGTTCGTGGGGAGTACGATGGGGATTGCGATTGAAGGATGACAAATTAGTGGATTTACTCTGGGCGGCACTTTATGATCCTGTCGCAAAGCTCTCTATGGCTCAGACAGCAGAAAAACTTGCGGATACACGGAATATTAGCAGACAGGAAGTGGACGAATTTGCGTTACTGAGCCAGCAGAGAACCGCCGTAGCAAAAAAAGAAGGCAAATTTGACGACGAGATTGTTCCTGTGGTAGATAAAAACGGCAATGTATTACTCTCAACCGATGAGCATCCGCGTGCTGATACGTCAATTGACGCACTTTCTAAATTAAAACCGTACTTTAAAGAGGACGGCACTATTACCGCAGGAAACGCATCCGGAATCAGTGACGGGGCGGCGGCAATGGTTCTTACAACAGCTGAAAACGCTGAAAAATCCAGCCTGAAGCCGATCGGAAGATTGGTAAGTTGGGGAATATCAGGCTGTGACCCAACAATTATGGGCATCGGACCCGTTCCGTCTTCAAGAAAAGCGCTTGAGAAGGCTGAGCTTTCGTTGGAGGAGATTGATTTAATCGAACTGAATGAGGCATTTTCCCCGCAATATCTTGCTGTGGAAAAAGAACTGGGACTTGACAGGGATAAAACCAACGTTAACGGCGGAGCTATTGCGATTGGTCATCCACTTGCAGCGACAGGTGCTCGTCTTACAATGACTTTATTATACGAATTACGACGAAGTAATAAGAAAAGAGGGCTTGCCACTGCGTGTATAGGCGGTGGACAGGGCGCAGCCGTTATTGTTGAAACCGTTTAAATTATTAATATTGGATTGAATATATGGCGATAAAGAAAGTTGGAGTGTTGGGGTGCGGACTTATGGGTTCCGGAATTGCCCAGGTATCTGCCCGATCAGGATATGATGTGGTCATTAGAGAAGTAAGTCAGGAATTGCTTGATAAAGGTCTTGGAAACATCGAAAAATTTCTTCAAAAAGGAGTTGATAAAGGGAAAACGAGCGAGTCTGATATGAAGGAAACCCTCTCAAGGATTTCCGGCACAGTTGATATTAGTGATTTGGCTGATTGCGATATTGTTATTGAGGCGATAATAGAGAATATGGAATTGAAGGGTGCGGTGTACAAAGAGCTTAGCGAAGTGTGTAAGCCTGAAACTATATTTGCGAGTAACACATCTTCATTATCCATTACAGAAATGGCTTCATATACGAACAGACCCGATAAAATGGTAGGTATCCATTTCTTCAATCCTGTTCCGCTGATGAAGCTGGTTGAGGTAGCGAGATGCGTTACCACCAGCGATGAGAGTTTCGACAGCGCATTCGATTTTGCCGCTTCGCTCGGGAAGACTCCTGTTAAATGTGGAGATTCCACAGGTTTCATTGTAAATAGATTGCTTGTTCCATATCTTTTGGACGCTGTCCGCCAGCTGGAGAATGGCCTGGCTACCGTAGAAGATATTGACAACGCAATGAAATTAGGAGTTGGATACCCTATGGGACCGTTTACGCTGTTGGATTTTGTGGGAATTGACACAACACTTTATATTGCCGATATTATGTTCGATGAATTTAAGCAGCACAAATATTCAGCACCGCCGCTAATGAGAAGGATGATTCACGCCGGATATTTTGGAAGAAAATCGGGCAAAGGATTTTATGATTACACCGGCGATTCACCGGTTGTAAATGAGTTGGGACTTTAGAATGAGCACAAAATTGAAAGCGCTATTGACAACGGGTGGACGTGGTACGAGACTCAGGCCGTTAACCCATACTAAAAACAAGCATTTGATTCCGATTGCGAACAAACCGATAATTCATTATGCACTCGAATATCTGTCTGAAGCCGGAATCACCGAAGTGGGCATCATTACCAAGGGGGAGGGCTTGGAAATGATCGAGGCTCTTGGCAGCGGAGATAAATGGGGATTGAATCTCACTTATATTCCTCAGGATGAGCCTAAAGGATTGGCCCATGTAGTGAAAGTATCGCAGGATTTCATAGGTGACAGTCCGTTTATATTTTATTTAGGTGATAATATATTAGTTGGGGGAATCGAGAAATTCATAGATGATTTTGAAAAATCGAAATCAAATTGTCATCTTGTTCTTTCAAAAGTAAATGACCCTCAGCGTTTCGGCGTACCCGAGCTAAAAGACAATAAAATTATCGGTGTTGTTGAGAAGCCGGAAAATCCGAAAAGCGATTTCGCCGTTACGGGTATTTACCTGTACGATTCATCTATATTCGAGGCTGTAAATAATATCAAACCTTCGGATAGGGGAGAGTATGAAATATCCGACGCTCATCAGTATCTGCTCGATAACGGAAAGGTTATCAGTTACTCTGAGATAACGGGATGGTGGAAAGATACGGGTAAACCTGAAGACCTTCTCGAGGCTAATCGTCTTGTATTAGAAAAGATTACCAATGTTCATAACTATGGTGATGTAAGTTCAGATTCTGAGCTCGTGGGAAATGTATCCGTGGGGAAAAATACTAAAATCATAAATAGTCGCATTCGCGGACCTGTTATTATAGGCGAGGGCTGTACTATTGAGAATTCGTTTATCGGGCCATATACGTCTATCCATGACGACACTACAATATATGACAGCGCAGTCGAGTTCAGTATTATTCTTCGAAAGTGTTTGATACATGGTATGGAACAGCGTATGGATGGAAGCATAATCGGTGAAGAGGTGGAAATCGTGAGACGAACGGAAAGACCGCTTACCAACAGATTTATGATGGCCGACCACAGCCGAATGGAGATCGTCTCATAACTTAAATGCCGGGTCCGAAGAAAAATAGCAAAACGGACTTCGTTGGTATTGCCGGGAACATCGGCGCCGGAAAAACAACTCTTACAACAATTATCGCTGAACGGTTCAACTGGGAGCCGTATTACGAAACTGTAATTGACAACCCTTACCTTTCGGATTTTTATGGCGATATGCACCGCTGGTCATTTAATCTCCAAGTTTTTTTTCTATCTAACAGATTCAAAACGCACAAAGAAATGGAGGAATTAGGGCGTTCATGCGTACAGGACAGAACCATATATGAAGATGTTGAAATATTTGCGCGTAATCTTCATGAAATGGGGAATATGTCCGATAGAGATTTCGAGAATTACAGTGAACTGTTTTCAATTATTACATCCTACCTTAAAAAGCCAGATCTGATTATTTACCTGAAGGCTTCTACCGATACTCTGCTTTCGCGGATAAAAAGTCGTGGAAGAGATTTCGAAAAGAGTATTAAACCCGAATATCTTCATATGCTGAATATTGCGTATGAACATTGGATAAAAAAGGCTCAAAAAGATTCGAATGTATACATAATTGAATCGGATAATATTAATATATTGAAAGATGAAAAAGCGCTTCAGGAAATACTTGATGCAATCAGGGAATACTGTCCTGAATAAAGGAGTATGCAGCAGTATGAGTTTGTATTTAAGAGCTGGGGTAACTATATTTTTCCGCTGTGTTGAATCGGAGTATGAACCAATTTTAGCGTTTAGTCAGCACAAATGAACATAGCGATTTTCGCATCGGGAAGCGGTTCGAATGCTGAAGCGATAATGAAAGCCCAAAAAGAAGGAAGGCTTTCGGCGAAAATCGGATTAGTGGTTACCAATAAAGCGAAAGCCGGAGTAATTCAAAGAGCAGCTGCTTATAATGCACCATACGTTGTACTAAATAATAAAGATTTTGCGAATGAAGAAGAATATGTTGACTCACTCATTTATGCGCTCGATGAGAAAAATATTGATTTTGTCGTCCTTGCAGGATATCTGCAATTGATACCCGCTCGTTTGGTTGAGAAATTCAGGAATAGAATCACTAATATTCATCCGGCGCTATTACCATCTTTTGGAGGTAAAGGATATTACGGGCATAAAGTTCACGAAGCTGTTTTGGACGCGGGCTGCAAAGTAAGTGGTGTAACCGTTCATATCGTTGACGAGAAATACGACCGTGGGCCGATAATATCTCAAAAGTCTGTCCCCGTGTTTGATGATGACAGCGCAAAGTCGCTGGCAGAGAGGATACTGATTGAAGAACATAAAATATATCCGGCGACTCTACAACTTTTTGCTGAAGGAAGAGTAGAGGTATCAAAAGGAAGAGTCCGGATAATGGATGGTATATGAACGGTGATGTGACCATAAAGAAAGCGCTGTTTAGTCTTTGGGATAAATCAGGCTCTGAGGAATTGGCTTTTGCACTGATAAATAACGGCGCGAAAATAATCGCGAGCGGCGGGACTGCTGAATACTTGAGATCAAAAGGGATTGAATTAGAAGAAGTTGCAGATATAACGGGATACGGCGCAATGCTTGACGGCAGAGTCAAAACCCTGCACCCTAAAATATTTGCCGGGATTCTTGCCGATAGGGAAAACGAAGATCATATCAAACACATTTCCGACGCGGGAATAGACGAGATTGATTTGATAGCGGTAAATTTTTATCCATTTGAAGAATTTGTTAGTTCCGGGGATAAGTCAATATCAGACGCAGTTGAGATGATAGATATTGGCGGTCCGTCAATGCTCAGAGCTTCTGCCAAAAATCATGCATCAGTGGTTGCTGTTTGTGAGGCGGAACAATTCAAGTCATTAAGTGAAGAGTTAAATTCCACTGGTGGCAAAGTCAGCTCTGCGAGCAGGGCGAAATTGGCAAAGGAAGCTTTTGCGTATACTTCAAAGTATGAGTTTGCGATAAGTAATTATTTTCAGCAGAACGGAGATGCCGGTATAAATGTAAAAAATATATCTATGAATAAGATATCTGACTTGAGATATGGCGAAAATCCGCATCAAAATGCGTCATGGTATTCTTCGCCTCAATTTGAAAGCATTGAGATGGATCTACTCCACGGGAAACCTCTTTCGTATAACAACCTTCTTGATGTTGATTCGGCTATTGGTATTCTTTCTGACCTTAAAGATAATGGTGTAGCCATTTTAAAGCATGGGAATCCATGCGGTTGCTCTGAAAAATCAACAATATTAGATTCTTATTTGCGGGCATTAAAGACAGATCCGATTAGCGCTTTCGGAAGTGTAATTGGAATTAAGGGCGTTGTGGACGATCAAACAGCCAAAGCCTTAAATAAAAATTTTGTTGAGTGCATTGTAGCTTCCGGGTATTCACCGGACGCATTTGATATACTGACTAAGAAGAAAAATTTGCGACTTTTGATCGTTGAAAAATTTGACGGACCGGATATGGAAATTAGAGCGCTGAGAATTGGGCTTTTGACACAGGATAGGGATAAAGACGGTTTGGATATTTCGACTGCGAAAGTAGTGACAAAAAGAAAACCGTCGAAAATCGAACTGAAAGCTCTTTCTATTGCTTGGAGGATTGCAAAGCATGTGAAGTCAAACGCAGTTATATATTGCGACGAAGACGGAACATTGGGGATTGGTGCGGGGCAAATGTCACGCGTTGATTCAACGAAACTTGCCGCAATGAAATCGAAAGATGCCGGACTCACATTGGAGGGATCCGTAGCTGCATCTGATGCATTCTTTCCCTTTCGGGACGGATTGGATGTGATTGCTGAAGTTGGAGCGACTGCTGTTGTGCAGCCGGGTGGTTCCATAAGAGATGAAGAAGTAATTGAAGCTGCAGACGAACATAATATGGCTATGATATTTACCGGCTTTAGGCACTTTAGACATTAGAGGAGAATTGAAAAAATAATGGGATTATCATTTTGGAACTATCTATCAGGAGATATGGCTATTGATCTCGGTACTGCCAATACACTTATATATCTCAAAGGTCAGGGCATTATTATAGATGAACCGTCGATCGTCGCAAGAAACAGACAGACCGGCAAAGTCATAGCAGTCGGCTACGATGCTAAGGAAATGCTCGGCAAAACACATCAGGATATTGAAGTTATCAGACCTTTGAAAGATGGAGTTATAGCAAATTTTGAAGTGACGGAAGGAATGCTTCAGGGATTTATTAAAAAGGTAAAGATCAGTCGTATTGCGAGACCAAGAATGGTTATCGGAGTTCCCACAGGAATTACCGAAGTGGAAAAAAGGGCAGTCAAAGACTCGGCTGAACGGGCTAACGCAAGGGAAGTTTTTCTGATAGGTGAGCCTGTGGCGGCGGCTATTGGAATTGGTCTTGAAATCGATAAACCGGTTGGTAATATGATTGTGGATATAGGTGGTGGAACAACTGAGATTGCAGTTATCGCCTTAAATGGAATCGTGACTCATGAGTCTGTTAGAATCGGCGGGGATGAAATGGACGAGGCGATAAGTCAATATTTCAAGCGCGAGCATAATTTGCTTATCGGCGAGCGGACAGCTGAGAATATTAAATGTGAAATCGGTTCAGCTGCTCCGGTTGAAGAGAAAACAATGGCAGTGAAAGGACGCAACTTAATTGCCGGAATTCCAAAAACGATTGAAGTTACTTCCTCCGAGATACGGGAAGCCTTGCGAGATACAGTAGATTTAATCGTGCAAAGCGTTACAGAGTCTTTAGAAAAGACACCACCCGAACTATCCAGTGATATTCTCGACAGAGGAATCATCCTTACAGGCGGAGGCGCGCTGCTGAATGGACTTGACCAACGGTTAAGGGACGAAACAGAACTTCCTGTTAATGTTGCTGAAAACCCTTTGCTGACTGTTGCTTACGGTACCGGCAAAGTTCTTGAAAATATAGAAAAATATAGAAGTGTATTAAGTTAACATCGATGATCATTCCCTGACAAAAGATGCAAACTTTAATATCATTCATTTATAATACCCGCGAATATTTCGTTTTACTCTTCGCCTTACTGATTTCGCTTATTCTTATCTCAAGCAACGATAACATTCAGGTTAGAGCTATGAGGGGAAGCGTCCTTGACTCATTTCATATCATTCAAAAACCGCTCTATTATTTAGCGGATCTAAATGTAGTACGAAAAGACAATAAAAGAATAAGACAGAAAAATATTAAACTCTCGATTCTAATCAGCAACTTAACCGAAGCGAAATTCGAAAATGAGCGGCTAAGAGAATTACTGAATTTTAAGAGTAGCGTGGATAAATATAAACCCGTTACATCGGAAGTTATCGGATTTAGTTCTGAAACTTACGGTAATACAATTTTACTTGATGCCGGTGCAGAAAAGGAGATCAGGATAAATACTCCTGTTGTCAATTCTGAAGGAATTATAGGAAAGGTAATAGATGTTGGAAAACAAACATCCATAGCGCAATTGCTAAATGATCGGAATTTTAGAATTTCAGTTACTATCAACCCTGTGGGCGCTAATGGTATTTTACATGGAGAAAGAGGATTAAGTAATCTGAAGGAAGTTCCAAAAGGTTTGTTGGTAACTGTGGGAGATACTGTGGTCACATCGGGATTCAGTGATATATATCCAGCGGGTCTTATGGTGGGAATTGTGACATATGTTAATGAAAAACCCGAGCACTTTTTTAAAGAAATAAAAGTAGAACCAAGCGCATCAATGTCCAAATTAAAGGAAGTCTTTTTGTTAGTAAAGGCAATTGACCATCAAAAAGATGAGATTTCAGATAATAAATGAAATGGATTAAGTATGGCGGTTTATTTCTACTGGCATTATTAATTGAAGCAAATTTTTCAAAATATTACGCTATAGGTAATTACACGCCTGATTTGTTTGTCATTCTGGTGATTTATATTTCACTGAATGAAGGCAAAATATCAGGCACTATATCCGGGTTTTCGATTGGTTTAATTCAGGATTTTATATTGTCTGTCGGATTTTTAGGTCTCTCATCATTCAGTAAAAGTCTATCAGGATTTTTTGTGGGATTTTTCACCAATTCACGGCGAGCCAGAAAATATCCGGGAATTATGATACCTGCAATTATCGGTATAATGGTGAGCCATCTGTTTTCATCTATGTTTCGCTCTGTTGGTAGTGAAGAAGGGATAATTTCATCGGTATTTCGTCTGAGTCTGCCCTCAGCAATCTATACCTTTATCGTCGCAAATTTTGTGTTAATGATATTGAAATCAGAAAAGGAAGATGAATAAATGTACAAGGCTGATATTTCAGTATCTGATCAGAGAAAATTATTCGCATATTTAGCGGTTATTCTGATATTCGGAGTCTTGTTCTGGAGATTTTACGATCTTCAGGTAAAGCATTACTACTCGTTTCTTGAGAGGTCGGAACGGAACCGTGTTCGGGAAGTGATGATAGAACCGCCGAGAGGTTTGATCTATGATCGGAATGGAATTCTACTTGTAGAAAACAGACCTTCTTATGTCGTATCCGTAATTCCCTGGGAGGCGGAACGAGCGCCTAATGTTTACGAAATGTTATCAGGATATTTAGGTTATGATAAGGAATATCTGCTCACTCGTATAAAAAGAAATATGATAGGTAGGTTTCGCCCCGCAAAAGTAAAACGTTCAATAGACCTGATTACTCTTTCAAGACTTGAAGAACACTCTAATGAAATGCCCGGTGTGGTTTATGGTCTTTTACCTGAACGATATTATCCCACCAGCGCCAGTATGAGCCATATGTTAGGATATATCCGGGAGATAAGCGATGTTGACTTGGCTAATAAACGTATTGACGGCTATGTAAGGGGTGATCTTATAGGAGCGATCGGTTTAGAACGAAAATACGAACAAAAACTAAGAGGTGAGAAAGGATTTGAATATATCCAGGCGGATGCTCTGGGAAGAAATATCGGTAAGATAGAAACCGAGGAATCACGTCCTCCAAAACCGGGAAACGATTTATATCTTTCCATTGATCTTTCGGTTCAGTTAGAGGCGGAAAAATTTATGGAAGGAAAGAAAGGATCAATAATACTCCTTGATCCATCCAATGGAGAAATTATTACTTTTGTAAGCGCCCCAGTATATTCTCTTGATATATTTGCCGGACCGATCTCTCCGGAGGATTGGAATACTCTTCAGAGCGATGATGCTCATCCCCTTTTTAATAGAGCTACTATGAGCACTTACCCGCCGGGTTCGACGTATAAGCTGGTTGCGGCTGTGATGGGTCTTGAAAACGGTATCATAGACATTGAAAGAAAATTTAATTGTCCCGGTTATTTTCGGCTTGGGAGACGAGTATTCAGATGTAACAGGGTATCAGGTCACGGAGACGTAAATATCGTTGACGCCATAGCACAGTCATGTAATGTATTTTTCTATAAGATGATGCTCGAACTTGGATTGGATGCTTGGAGTAAAAGTGGTGAAAATTTGATGTTCGGCAAAAAAACAGGGATTGATATTCCCGAGGAAAGCGTAGGAAAACTGCCAAATAAAGAACTTATGGACAAGAAATACGGTGATGGCAAATGGCAGGAAGGTCATCTGCTTAATTTAGT
This window of the Candidatus Neomarinimicrobiota bacterium genome carries:
- the mreD gene encoding rod shape-determining protein MreD, with the translated sequence MKWIKYGGLFLLALLIEANFSKYYAIGNYTPDLFVILVIYISLNEGKISGTISGFSIGLIQDFILSVGFLGLSSFSKSLSGFFVGFFTNSRRARKYPGIMIPAIIGIMVSHLFSSMFRSVGSEEGIISSVFRLSLPSAIYTFIVANFVLMILKSEKEDE
- the purH gene encoding bifunctional phosphoribosylaminoimidazolecarboxamide formyltransferase/IMP cyclohydrolase, which gives rise to MNGDVTIKKALFSLWDKSGSEELAFALINNGAKIIASGGTAEYLRSKGIELEEVADITGYGAMLDGRVKTLHPKIFAGILADRENEDHIKHISDAGIDEIDLIAVNFYPFEEFVSSGDKSISDAVEMIDIGGPSMLRASAKNHASVVAVCEAEQFKSLSEELNSTGGKVSSASRAKLAKEAFAYTSKYEFAISNYFQQNGDAGINVKNISMNKISDLRYGENPHQNASWYSSPQFESIEMDLLHGKPLSYNNLLDVDSAIGILSDLKDNGVAILKHGNPCGCSEKSTILDSYLRALKTDPISAFGSVIGIKGVVDDQTAKALNKNFVECIVASGYSPDAFDILTKKKNLRLLIVEKFDGPDMEIRALRIGLLTQDRDKDGLDISTAKVVTKRKPSKIELKALSIAWRIAKHVKSNAVIYCDEDGTLGIGAGQMSRVDSTKLAAMKSKDAGLTLEGSVAASDAFFPFRDGLDVIAEVGATAVVQPGGSIRDEEVIEAADEHNMAMIFTGFRHFRH
- a CDS encoding rod shape-determining protein, which gives rise to MGLSFWNYLSGDMAIDLGTANTLIYLKGQGIIIDEPSIVARNRQTGKVIAVGYDAKEMLGKTHQDIEVIRPLKDGVIANFEVTEGMLQGFIKKVKISRIARPRMVIGVPTGITEVEKRAVKDSAERANAREVFLIGEPVAAAIGIGLEIDKPVGNMIVDIGGGTTEIAVIALNGIVTHESVRIGGDEMDEAISQYFKREHNLLIGERTAENIKCEIGSAAPVEEKTMAVKGRNLIAGIPKTIEVTSSEIREALRDTVDLIVQSVTESLEKTPPELSSDILDRGIILTGGGALLNGLDQRLRDETELPVNVAENPLLTVAYGTGKVLENIEKYRSVLS
- the mrdA gene encoding penicillin-binding protein 2, whose translation is MYKADISVSDQRKLFAYLAVILIFGVLFWRFYDLQVKHYYSFLERSERNRVREVMIEPPRGLIYDRNGILLVENRPSYVVSVIPWEAERAPNVYEMLSGYLGYDKEYLLTRIKRNMIGRFRPAKVKRSIDLITLSRLEEHSNEMPGVVYGLLPERYYPTSASMSHMLGYIREISDVDLANKRIDGYVRGDLIGAIGLERKYEQKLRGEKGFEYIQADALGRNIGKIETEESRPPKPGNDLYLSIDLSVQLEAEKFMEGKKGSIILLDPSNGEIITFVSAPVYSLDIFAGPISPEDWNTLQSDDAHPLFNRATMSTYPPGSTYKLVAAVMGLENGIIDIERKFNCPGYFRLGRRVFRCNRVSGHGDVNIVDAIAQSCNVFFYKMMLELGLDAWSKSGENLMFGKKTGIDIPEESVGKLPNKELMDKKYGDGKWQEGHLLNLVIGQGDLLVTPLQMVNLMMIIRNEGTYYSPHFARGYYYEDSDFYEDLEFEPKHIARAISDETWSILKEGMLGVIEQERGTGRISRIEGLSIYGKTGTAENPHGDDHSWFIGYVEDEINPLAFVVIVENGGGGGTVAAPIAKSLIKKYYDSLLSDFAMEF
- a CDS encoding phosphoribosylglycinamide formyltransferase; this encodes MNIAIFASGSGSNAEAIMKAQKEGRLSAKIGLVVTNKAKAGVIQRAAAYNAPYVVLNNKDFANEEEYVDSLIYALDEKNIDFVVLAGYLQLIPARLVEKFRNRITNIHPALLPSFGGKGYYGHKVHEAVLDAGCKVSGVTVHIVDEKYDRGPIISQKSVPVFDDDSAKSLAERILIEEHKIYPATLQLFAEGRVEVSKGRVRIMDGI
- the mreC gene encoding rod shape-determining protein MreC, with protein sequence MQTLISFIYNTREYFVLLFALLISLILISSNDNIQVRAMRGSVLDSFHIIQKPLYYLADLNVVRKDNKRIRQKNIKLSILISNLTEAKFENERLRELLNFKSSVDKYKPVTSEVIGFSSETYGNTILLDAGAEKEIRINTPVVNSEGIIGKVIDVGKQTSIAQLLNDRNFRISVTINPVGANGILHGERGLSNLKEVPKGLLVTVGDTVVTSGFSDIYPAGLMVGIVTYVNEKPEHFFKEIKVEPSASMSKLKEVFLLVKAIDHQKDEISDNK